One window of the Zymoseptoria tritici IPO323 chromosome 12, whole genome shotgun sequence genome contains the following:
- the MgSst2 gene encoding Sst2-like protein (Related to yeast Sst2 that is a member of the RGS (regulator of G-protein signaling) family with GTPase-activating protein for Gpa1p inyeast and regulates desensitization to alpha factor pheromone; also required to prevent receptor-independent signaling of the mating pathway.), translating to LPRSPRTMHQTSSKLLRMTEDMRPFTRDFKDLFATLIVSLPLTPHRVRFSRIDHTFTSEEAVTNLGSLKFSQSNRMPDPKDVSRIVTTTTTTTFSMAKEMARSVCSRFVEARFVESLDGKTDFTSKGTVWQLTPKGMHILSRFCQRNGIHLRHVNDLLDSPRNMMQLVILERDPETDMIVHDSATIDVLFRRFAGDAGPNLKPASSSSDSDSQTDYSTGLLGVKMQKSKRGDKEGAPFVFSGKTAFDWLMDCCTTVDKREAHEIANSFLHYGFIDPTFEERFGSHGSSYASQHSSSQHRFAPASKQMYAITHKGMRTAGWITSPDGSVNGEATLRIPPGVVRDSNTNRMAVIVRDPALRLLFREYLRETHCEENLAFYVEVKAFLADYDRAKRSASTPKPDVIRETLASAYSLYNAFLAPGSPCELNIDHNLRNALAGRMTRSIGEDEEMIASLDEVAVLFDQAQSSVFKLMASDSVPKFSREPKYAAVLKERDMETMLSNFAATSLG from the exons CTCCCGAGAAGTCCACGCACCATGCATCAGACATCTTCGAAGCTCCTTCGCATGACGGAGGACATGCGACCATTCACTAGG GACTTCAAAGACCTCTTCGCTACCCTCATCGTCAGCCTACCACTCACTCCACATCGCGTACGCTTCTCTCGAATAGACCACACCTTCACGAGCGAGGAGGCAGTCACCAATCTCGGCTCGCTCAAGTTCTCACAATCGAACCGAATGCCCGATCCGAAAGACGTGTCAAGGATAGTAACCACCACAACCACGACGACATTTTCCATGGCGAAAGAGATGGCACGCTCAGTATGCAGTCGATTTGTGGAGGCACGGTTCGTTGAGTCACTGGATGGGAAGaccgacttcacctcgaaGGGAACTGTCTGGCAACTCACACCAAAGGGCATGCACATTTTATCGCGGTTCTGCCAAAGGAATGGCATCCACTTACGGCATGTCAATGACCTGCTCGACTCTCCACGGAACATGATGCAATTGGTTATCCTCGAACGGGACCCGGAGACGGACATGATTGTCCACGACTCCGCAACCATTGATGTCCTTTTCCGACGATTTGCTGGCGATGCGGGTCCTAACCTCAAGCCTGCATCAAGTTCATCAGACTCAGACTCCCAGACGGACTATTCGACAGGCCTGCTGGGCGTCAAGATGCAAAAGTCAAAGCGGGGTGACAAGGAAGGAGCACCCTTTGTATTCTCCGGCAAGACAGCGTTTGATTGGCTGATGGACTGTTGCACGACCGTGGACAAGCGAGAAGCGCACGAGATCGCCAATTCCTTCCTGCACTACGGCTTCATCGATCCAACTTTCGAAGAAAGATTCGGGTCACACGGATCATCATACGCCTCTCAGCATTCCTCTTCACAACATCGATTTGCACCCGCAAGCAAGCAGATGTATGCTATAACGCACAAGGGCATGCGAACAGCTGGATGGATCACGAGTCCTGATGGGTCCGTGAATGGCGAGGCGACACTACGCATACCACCTGGTGTCGTTCGCGACTCGAACACGAATCGCATGGCCGTCATCGTCCGCGATCCCGCTCTTCGCCTGCTCTTCCGCGAGTACCTTCGCGAAACGCATTGCGAAGAGAACCTCGCATTCTACGTCGAGGTCAAGGCTTTCCTGGCCGACTACGACCGCGCGAAGCGAAGTGCATCAACACCAAAGCCGGATGTGATTCGGGAGACTCTTGCATCTGCTTACAGCTTGTACAATGCTTTCCTGGCTCCTGGATCGCCATGCGAGCTTAACATCGATCACAATCTGCGAAATGCTCTGGCTGGACGCATGACTCGGTCAAtcggagaggacgaggagatgaTTGCCAGCTTGGATGAGGTTGCTGTTCTGTTTGATCAGGCACAAAGCAGTGTCTTCAAGCTCATGGCCAGC GACTCTGTTCCCAAATTCTCCCGCGAGCCGAAATACGCCGCCGTTCTAAAGGAGCGTGACATGGAGACCATGCTGTCAAATTTCGCCGCTACTTCGCTGGGCTAG